A genome region from Nicotiana tabacum cultivar K326 chromosome 13, ASM71507v2, whole genome shotgun sequence includes the following:
- the LOC107811673 gene encoding auxin-responsive protein SAUR68-like, translated as MTMISAKKLIKMARRWKKFTAKQRKRISFSRNASDADTCSTSSSSVVEKGQFVVYTADQTRFVIPLAYLENEVIRQLFNMSGEEFGLPSGGPITLPCDSDFMDYVISLVKKGVTAGDLHKSLLLSISSCCYTSTSNLHQQLLVY; from the coding sequence ATGACGATGATAAGTGCTAAGAAACTCATCAAGATGGCTAGGAGATGGAAAAAGTTCACGGCCAAGCAGAGGAAGAGAATTTCATTTTCAAGAAATGCCAGTGATGCAGACACTTGTAGTACATCCTCATCTTCTGTAGTTGAGAAAGGCCAATTTGTAGTATATACAGCTGATCAAACTCGCTTCGTCATTCCATTAGCTTATCTTGAAAATGAGGTCATTAGGCAACTTTTTAACATGTCTGGAGAAGAGTTCGGGCTACCAAGTGGCGGTCCTATTACATTACCCTGTGATTCAGACTTCATGGACTACGTCATTTCACTAGTCAAGAAAGGCGTAACTGCTGGAGATCTTCACAAATCATTGCTCCTATCGATTTCTTCATGTTGCTATACTTCAACTTCTAATTTGCACCAACAACTTCTTGTTTATTGA